The following coding sequences lie in one Arachis hypogaea cultivar Tifrunner chromosome 4, arahy.Tifrunner.gnm2.J5K5, whole genome shotgun sequence genomic window:
- the LOC112745008 gene encoding casein kinase 1-like protein HD16, giving the protein MPELRSGPRRGRAQVGRRIAEPPSPAANYVKTRAAVARAAAAAATVAEERPRTRLAAKKLEQEEKPVIVISEEEAESDVERAKNKKSEERIEVGVMGDESGGLSANKGVAQEDEGNTAPFPERVQVGGSPVYKVDRKLGKGGFGQVFVGRRVTGGNDRTSGPGATEVALKFEHRNSKGCNYGPPYEWQVYNTLGGSHGIPKVHYKGRQGEYYVMVMDMLGPSLWDVWNSSSQAMPAEMVACIAVESLSILEKMHSRGYVHGDVKPENFLLGQPGTPQEKKLYLVDLGLATKWRDTSSGQHVEYDQRPDMFRGTVRYASVHAHLGRTASRRDDLESLAYTLIFLHKGRLPWQGYQGDNKSFLVCKKKMGTSPEMLCCFCPPPFRQFLEIVVNMKFDEEPNYSKLISLFDGMLGPNPALRPINTEGAQKVGQKRGRLNIEDEDDSQPKKKVRLGVPATQWISVYNARLPMKQRYHYNVADARLAQHVERGIADGLLISCVASCSNLWALIMDAGTGFTTQVYKLSPFFLHKEWIMEQWEKNYYITSIAGANNGSSLVVMSKGTQYTQQSYKVSDSFPFKWINKKWREGFHVTSMATAGSRWGVVMSRNAGFSDQVVELDFLYPSEGIHRRWDNGYRITATAATWDQSALILSIPRRRPGDETQETLRTSQFPSTHVKEKWSKNLYLACLCYGRTVC; this is encoded by the exons ATGCCGGAGCTTCGTAGTGGACCGCGGCGTGGTCGTGCTCAGGTAGGCCGTAGAATCGCTGAACCACCGTCTCCGGCGGCCAACTACGTGAAGACTCGAGCTGCGGTCGCCAGGGCGGCTGCGGCAGCGGCGACGGTGGCCGAGGAGAGGCCCAGGACCCGCTTGGCGGCGAAGAAGTTGGAGCAGGAGGAGAAGCCAGTGATTGTGATATCGGAAGAGGAGGCCGAGAGCGACGTAGAGCGcgcgaagaataagaagagcgaAGAGCGGATTGAAGTCGGCGTAATGGGTGACGAGAGTGGCGGGTTGAGTGCCAACAAGGGCGTTGCTCAAGAGGATGAGGGCAACACAGCTCCTTTTCCTGAGAGG GTTCAAGTGGGAGGATCACCTGTCTACAAGGTGGATAGGAAGCTGGGCAAAGGTGGCTTTGGTCAAGTCTTTGTTGGCCGTCGAGTTACCGGGGGTAATGATCGTACTAGTGGCCCTGGGGCTACTGAG GTGGCTCTAAAATTTGAACATAGGAATAGTAAAGGCTGTAATTATGGCCCTCCTTATGAGTGGCAAGTTTACAA CACCCTTGGTGGCAGTCATGGAATACCAAAGGTACACTATAAAGGAAGACAAGGAGAATATTATGTAATG GTTATGGACATGCTTGGTCCAAGCTTGTGGGATGTGTGGAACTCTTCAAGCCAGGC GATGCCTGCAGAAATGGTTGCATGTATAGCTGTTGAGTCCTTGTCAATCCTGGAGAAAATGCATTCAAGAGG ATATGTGCATGGAGATGTAAAGCCAGAGAACTTTTTACTAGGCCAGCCAGGGACACCACAAGAGAAGAAATTGTACCTTGTTGACCTTGGATTAG CAACAAAGTGGAGAGACACCTCCAGTGGGCAGCATGTTGAATATGATCAACGTCCAGATATGTTTAG AGGGACTGTTCGATATGCAAGTGTTCATGCTCACTTGGGAAGAACTGCTAGTAGAAGGGATGATCTTGAATCTCTGGCATATACACTCATCTTCCTTCATAAAGGGCGGTTACCATGGCAAGGTTATCAG GGTGATAACAAGTCCTTCCTTGTTTGCAAAAAGAAGATGGGAACATCTCCAGAGATGCTCTGTTGCTTCTGCCCTCCTCCTTTTAGGCAATTTCTTGAGATTGTAGTGAACATGAAATTTGATGAAGAACCAAACTATTCCAAGCTAATCTCTCTTTTTGATGGTATGCTTGGTCCAAATCCTGCATTGCGGCCGATTAACACTGAAGGTGCTCAAAAG GTTGGGCAAAAGCGGGGTAGATTGAATATTGAGGACGAGGATGATTCACAACCCAAAAAGAAGGTTCGTTTGGGGGTTCCTGCTACACAATGGATTTCAGTTTACAATGCCAGACTACCAATGAAACAAAG GTATCACTATAATGTAGCTGATGCAAGACTAGCACAGCATGTTGAGAGAGGGATTGCAGATGGCCTTCTTATTAGTTGTGTTGCATCTTGTTCCAATCTCTGGGCGCTTATTATGGATGCTGGAACTGGTTTTACAACTCAAGTTTACAAGTTGTCACCATTTTTCTTGCACAAG GAATGGATTATGGAGCAGTGGGAAAAGAACTATTATATTACTTCAATAGCTGGCGCTAATAATGGAAGCTCTCTTGTGGTGATGTCAAAAG GCACGCAGTACACACAACAATCATACAAAGTAAGTGATTCTTTCCCCTTCAAATGGATAAACAAGAAGTGGAGAGAAGGTTTTCATGTCACCTCGATGGCCACTGCCGGAAGTCGCTGGGGTGTTGTTATGTCTAGAAATGCTGGATTCAGTGATCAG GTTGTTGAGCTTGATTTTCTCTATCCTAGTGAGGGCATCCACAGACGATGGGATAATGGTTACAGGATTACAGCAACTGCTGCTACATGGGATCAATCTGCTCTTATATTAAGTATTCCAAGGCGCAGGCCAGGTGATGAAACTCAGGAAACACTACGCACATCTCAATTTCCCAGCACACACGTTAAG GAAAAATGGTCAAAGAACCTTTATCTTGCTTGTTTGTGCTATGGGCGCACTGTATGCTGA
- the LOC112745006 gene encoding DExH-box ATP-dependent RNA helicase DExH9-like → MGSVKRKSAEQEELEIPPSQRQKQQTSNDDSVVEEGCGCVHHVSYPEGYVPNPSGSSNPKSSEPAKKFPFPLDPFQSQSIACLENNESVMVSAHTSAGKTVVASYAIAMSLRNGQRVIYTSPIKALSNQKYRDFKEEFSDVGLMTGDVTIDPNASCLVMTTEIWRSMQYKGSEVTREVAWIIFDEVHYMRDRERGVVWEESIVMSPKNARFVFLSATVPNAKEFADWVAKVHQQPCHIVYTDYRPTPLQHYIFPAGGDGLYLVVDEKGKFREDSFQKSLNALVPPNEGDKRKENGKWQKGLVLGRLGEESDIFKMVKMIIQRQYDPVILFSFSKRECEFLAMQMAKMDLNGVEEKDSIEKIFWSAMDMLSDDDKKLPQVSNMLPLLKRGIGVHHSGLLPILKEVIEILFQEGLIKCLFATETFSIGLNMPAKTVVFTNVRKFDGDKFRWLSSGEYIQMSGRAGRRGIDERGICILMVDEKMEPSTAKMMVKGAADSLNSAFHLSYNMILNQMRCEDGDPENLLRNSFYQFQADRAIPGLEKQIKILEEERESIVIEEENSLKDYYDLLDQHRSLNKEVHDIVISPRHCLPFLQPGRLVSLHCTSCDEDHHPIFSEDKLTWGLVINFERVKSNAEDDATIKAEDASYMVDVLTRCVVTKDKIGKKSVRIVPLKELGQPLVVSVPISQINTITSLRLYIPKDLLPLEARENTLKKVLETLSRFGEKGLPLLDPEEDLKIQSSSYKKLSRRIEALERLFEKHEIAKSPLIKQKLKMLHRKQELTAKIKSIKKTLRSSSALAFKDELKARKRVLRRLGYATGDNVVELKGKVACEISSADELTLTELMFNGVLKDIKVEEMISLLSCFVWQEKIQDAAKPREELDLLFVQLQDTARRVAQLQLECKVQIDVESFVKSFRPDIMEAVYAWAKGSKFFEIMEITQVFEGSLIRAIRRLEEVLQQLIEAAKSIGETQLEAKFEEAVSKIKRDIVFAASLYL, encoded by the exons ATGGGTTCTGTGAAGAGGAAGTCTGCAGAACAAGAAGAGCTGGAAATTCCTCCTTCTCAGAGGCAGAAGCAGCAAACCTCAAACGACGATTCCGTCGTCGAAGAGGGATGCGGCTGCGTCCACCACGTGTCCTATCCGGAAGGTTATGTTCCCAATCCCAGTGGCAGCAGCAACCCAAAGTCGTCGGAGCCAGCTAAGAAGTTCCCGTTCCCTCTCGACCCCTTCCAGTCCCAATCCATTGCTTGCCTCGAAAACAATGAATCCGTCATG GTATCTGCTCATACATCTGCCGGGAAAACAGTGGTGGCCTCATACGCCATTGCCATGTCTCTGCGCAATGGACAGCGCGTTATCTACACTTCCCCTATCAAGGCCCTTAGCAATCAGAAGTACAGGGACTTCAAAGAAGAGTTCTCCGATGTCGGCCTTATGACCGGTGATGTCACCATCGATCCCAATGCTTCCTGCTTGGTCATGACCACCGAAATATGGCGCAGCATGCAGTACAAGGGCTCTGAGGTCACCAGGGAAGTTGCCTGGATCATATTCGATGAGGTCCACTACATGCGCGATCGTGAAAGGGGTGTCGTTTGGGAAGAGAGCATTGTTATGTCCCCCAAGAACGCTCGTTTTGTATTCCTATCTGCCACCGTGCCCAATGCAAAGGAATTTGCTGATTGGGTGGCAAAG GTGCATCAACAGCCTTGTCATATTGTTTATACTGATTACCGACCAACTCCACTCCAGCATTATATTTTTCCCGCGGGAGGTGATGGCCTATATTTGGTTGTAGACGAAAAGGGGAAATTCCGCGAAGACAGCTTCCAGAAATCACTGAATGCTCTTGTTCCTCCTAATGAGGGTgataagagaaaagaaaacggCAAGTGGCAAAAGGGTTTGGTGCTGGGAAGACTCGGTGAAGAAAGTGACATATTCAAGATGGTGAAAATGATCATTCAGCGTCAATACGATCCTGTGATACTGTTTAGCTTTAGCAAGAGGGAGTGTGAGTTTCTTGCGATGCAG ATGGCAAAAATGGATCTTAATGGAGTTGAGGAGAAGGATagcatagaaaaaatattttggagTGCCATGGATATGCTTTCAGACGATGATAAGAAATTACCGCAG GTTTCAAACATGCTACCGTTGCTGAAACGTGGAATAGGAGTGCATCATTCTGGCTTACTTCCAATTCTAAAGGAAGTGATTGAGATTTTATTTCAAGAAGGACTAATAAAG TGTTTGTTTGCAACAGAGACCTTCAGCATTGGTTTGAACATGCCTGCAAAAACTGTTGTTTTTACCAATGTCCGAAAATTTGACGGGGATAAGTTTAGGTGGTTGTCTAGTGGAGAATATATTCAGATGAGTGGCCGAGCTGGTCGACGAGGTATTGATGAACGTGGAATATGTATCCTCATGGTTGATGAGAAAATGGAACCTTCAACTGCTAAAATGATGGTTAAAGGGGCAGCTGATAGTTTGAACAG TGCCTTTCATTTGAGCTATAACATGATTTTGAATCAAATGCGCTGTGAAGATGGTGATCCAGAAAATTTGCTCCGAAATTCCTTTTATCAGTTCCAAGCTGATCGTGCCATTCCTGGTCTTGAG AAACAAATAAAGATTCTTGAGGAAGAGAGGGAATCAATTGTTATTGAGGAGGAAAATAGTTTAAAGGATTATTACGATCTGCTGGATCAGCACAGAAGCTTGAATAAGGAGGTTCATGACATTGTAATATCTCCAAGGCACTGCTTACCATTTTTACAGCCTGGGAGGCTTGTTTCACTTCATTGTACTTCATGTGATGAAGATCATCACCCAATTTTTTCGGAGGACAAGTTGACTTGGGGATTGGTGATTAATTTTGAAAGAGTTAAAAGTAATGCtgaag ATGATGCAACCATAAAGGCAGAAGATGCGTCTTACATGGTTGATGTCCTTACAAGATGTGTGGTTACAAAAGATAAGATTGGCAAAAAGTCTGTTAGGATTGTTCCTCTTAAAGAACTTGGACAACCTCTGGTGGTTTCAGTTCCTATCTCTCAG ATTAATACGATAACCAGTCTTCGTCTATATATACCAAAGGATCTTTTGCCATTGGAAGCTCGAGAAAACACACTAAAGAAAGTGTTGGAAACTCTTTCCAGATTTGGTGAGAAAGGTTTGCCTCTTCTAGATCCGGAAGAAGACTTGAAG ATCCAGAGTAGCTCGTACAAAAAGTTATCCCGTAGGATAGAGGCTTTGGAGAGACTATTTGAAAAGCATGAAATTGCAAAGTCACCACTTATAAAGCAGAAGTTAAAAATGTTGCACAGGAAGCAAGAATTGACTGCAAAGATAAAGTCCATTAAAAAAACATTAAGATCTTCTAGTGCTTTGGCCTTCAAGGATGAACTTAAGGCAAGGAAGAGGGTCCTTCGCAGGCTAGG ATATGCTACAGGTGATAATGTGGTCGAATTGAAAGGAAAGGTTGCCTGTGAAATTAGTAGTGCAGATGAATTAACCTTAACAGAGCTCATGTTCAATGGTGTCTTAAAGGACATAAAGGTGGAGGAGATGATTTCTCTCCTGTCATGTTTTGTCTGGCAAGAAAAAATTCAAGATGCTGCCAAACCCCGGGAAGAACTTGATCTGCTTTTTGTACAATTGCAAGACACTGCTCGGAGAGTTGCCCAACTTCAGCTCGAGTGCAAG gtGCAAATTGATGTTGAGAGTTTTGTGAAGTCATTTAGGCCGGATATTATGGAGGCTGTGTATGCTTGGGCAAAAGGTTCAAAGTTCTTTGAGATCATGGAAATTACACAGGTTTTTGAGGGTAGCTTGATTAGGGCAATTAGACGGCTTGAGGAAGTTCTTCAGCAACTAATAGAAGCCGCCAAGTCCATTGGGGAAACTCAACTAGAGGCAAAGTTTGAAGAAGCTGTTTCCAAAATCAAGAGGGATATTGTGTTTGCAGCATCCCTGTATCTGTAA
- the LOC112745012 gene encoding high mobility group B protein 15-like, which yields MASTSCVSNMPLPATTMTWNSHQNPAPLAKYEEVTTNPKLFMSTLEKLHADMGTKFMIPIIGGKELDLFHLFIEVTSRGGIEKIIKERRWKEVTQTFNFPSTATNASFVLRKYYSSLLYHYEQIYYFRAATGWNPTLTASSTADVVQRAQFSQPCLGFQHSRVDATAESSQGSAAVVGVIDAKFESGYLITVSIGSEVLKGVLYQDPHPHPHPQGAFQSVMAKNTNNNCNSSLGVVHRRRRRKKSEIKRRDPAHPKPNRSGYNFFFAEQHARLKPLHQAKDREISRIIGELWNKLKDPERLVYQEKALKDKERYKAEMEDYRQKRNNNNNAAMLPLQQQLPEMDENEEGSLQSQTPEEESTSGGSENENDINMDASLPLPPVTTTTLPPQPTFFSLDKPSMEGDYNLGHQNIHDSKNMLTML from the exons ATGGCATCAACATCTTGTGTGAGTAACATGCCATTACCCGCCACTACTATGACTTGGAACTCTCACCAAAATCCTGCACCACTTGCAAAGTATGAGGAGGTTACAACGAATCCCAAGCTTTTCATGAGTACTCTAGAGAAGCTCCATGCTGATATGGGAACCAAGTTCAT GATACCCATTATTGGAGGAAAAGAACTGGATCTGTTTCACCTCTTCATTGAAGTGACTTCTCGAGGAGGGATTGAGAAG ATTATCAAAGAGAGAAGATGGAAAGAAGTAACTCAAACTTTCAACTTTCCATCAACAGCTACAAATGCTTCTTTTGTGTTGCGCAAGTACTACTCTTCACTACTTTACCACTATGAACAAATTTACTACTTTAGAGCCGCAACTGGATGGAACCCTACTTTAACTGCTTCTTCTACTGCTG ATGTTGTGCAAAGAGCACAATTTTCACAGCCTTGTCTTGGCTTCCAACATTCAAGGGTTGATGCTACTGCCGAATCATCTCAAGGATCTGCAGCAGTAGTTGGAGTGATCGATGCAAAATTTGAAAGTGGATATCTGATTACAGTTTCAATAGGTTCAGAGGTGCTGAAAGGTGTACTTTATCAGGATCCACATCCACATCCACATCCACAGGGAGCATTTCAGAGTGTTATGGCCAAGAACACCAacaataattgtaattcttcattggGTGTTGTCCACCGTCGTCGTCGTAGGAAGAAATCAGAGATCAAAAGGAGGGATCCTGCTCATCCAAAACCTAACAGAAGTGGCTACAATTTCTTCTTTGCTGAGCAACATGCAAGACTAAAACCACTACACCAAGCCAAGGACAGAGAGATTAGTAGGATCATTGGTGAACTTTGGAACAAGTTAAAAGATCCCGAAAGATTA GTATATCAAGAGAAGGCTTTAAAGGATAAAGAGAGGTACAAAGCAGAAATGGAAGATTATCGCCAGAAacgcaacaataataataatgctgcTATGCTGCCATTGCAACAACAGCTTCCGGAAATGGATGAGAACGAGGAAGGCTCTCTTCAAAGTCAAACTCCTGAAGAGGAGAGCACTTCTGGTGGTAGCgaaaatgagaatgatattaacaTGGAtgcttctcttcctcttcctcctgtTACTACTACTACACTGCCTCCTCAACCTACATTTTTTAGTTTAGACAAACCATCCATGGAAGGAGATTATAACCTTGGACATCAAAATATCCATGACTCAAAAAATATGTTGACAATGCTTTAG
- the LOC112745007 gene encoding probable methyltransferase PMT19 isoform X1, whose product MKMAWVTLPQSQNLNLRTILLCLFPCSLFLYLIYSYATSSSVFTFTPQPLLDLDYSRHTTFEFCASNYTNYCPCHDPRRQKRFPKVRMFRKERHCPQSPPERLRCLIPRPVGYKTPFPWPQSKDSAWFTNVPFPKLVNYKKSQNWVRLEGDRFLFPGGGTSFPDGVNGYVHALSRLLPLPHIRTALDVGCGVASFGAALMDYGILTMSIAPSDEHEGQVQFALERGLPAMLGVLSIHRLPFPSRSFDMAHCSRCLVPWTDNDGLYLREMDRILRPGGYWVLSGPPINWRVNYNAWGREAKELEKEQSMLEELAMELCWEKVAESDQFAVWQKSLNHMGCIHKLKTWGRHPKFCNSSSDPDPDAGWYTEMSACIFAIPEEKDTHRPRVNFDEDNRRWRRRVSRYGEMLKSLCCGRYRNVMDMNAEFGGFAATMAEMKYPVWVMNVVPVDAKGNINNNSLPIIFERGLIGTYMDWCEAFSTYPRTYDLIHACGIFSMYKDKCDISDILIEMHRIVRPKGALIIRDDRDVIMRVKETTDEMRWNGTLVSSGDSDEKDMILLVDNA is encoded by the exons ATGAAGATGGCATGGGTTACCCTTCCCCAATCCCAAAATCTGAATCTCAGGACCATATTGTTGTGCCTCTTCCCATGCTCTCTATTCTTGTACCTCATATATTCCTATGCCACCTCCTCCTCGGTCTTCACCTTCACTCCTCAACCATTATTGGATTTGGATTACAGTCGTCACACCACCTTTGAGTTCTGCGCAAGCAACTACACCAACTACTGTCCATGCCACGACCCTCGCAGGCAGAAGAGGTTTCCCAAGGTCAGAATGTTCCGGAAAGAGCGTCACTGCCCACAAAGCCCTCCAGAGAGGCTGAGGTGCTTGATACCCAGGCCCGTGGGTTACAAGACCCCCTTCCCTTGGCCCCAAAGCAAGGACTCCGCATGGTTCACCAACGTCCCCTTCCCTAAGCTCGTCAACTATAAGAAGTCTCAGAATTGGGTCAGGTTGGAAGGTGACCGTTTTCTCTTTCCGGGAGGTGGCACTTCCTTCCCCGACGGTGTCAACGGTTACGTTCATGCTCTCAGCCGCCTCCTTCCTCTCCCCCATATCAGAACAGCTCTTGATGTTGGTTGCGGG GTTGCAAGCTTTGGAGCAGCTCTAATGGACTATGGTATCTTGACAATGTCAATTGCACCGAGCGATGAGCATGAAGGTCAGGTACAGTTTGCTCTGGAAAGGGGACTCCCAGCAATGCTTGGAGTGTTAAGCATTCATAGGCTCCCATTCCCTTCAAGGTCATTTGACATGGCCCACTGCTCCAGATGCCTTGTCCCATGGACTGATAATG ATGGGCTTTACTTAAGAGAGATGGACCGGATTTTGCGGCCGGGTGGATACTGGGTGCTGTCGGGGCCACCCATAAATTGGAGGGTGAACTACAATGCATGGGGAAGAGAGGCTAAGGAGTTGGAAAAGGAGCAGAGCATGTTGGAAGAGCTTGCAATGGAACTGTGTTGGGAAAAAGTTGCTGAGAGCGATCAGTTTGCTGTATGGCAAAAATCCCTAAATCATATGGGCTGCATACACAAGTTGAAGACATGGGGGAGACACCCCAAGTTCTGCAACTCATCATCAGACCCTGACCCTGATGCTGGATG gtatacagaaatgagtgcaTGTATTTTTGCTATTCCAGAGGAGAAGGATACGCATCGACCGAGGGTTAACTTTGATGAAGATAATAGGAGATGGAGAAGGAGAGTATCCCGTTACGGGGAGATGTTAAAGTCCCTGTGCTGTGGTAGATATCGGAACGTTATGGATATGAATGCTGAGTTTGGTGGATTTGCAGCAACAATGGCGGAAATGAAATATCCAGTTTGGGTTATGAATGTTGTTCCCGTTGATGCAAAAGGCAACATCAACAATAATAGTCTTCCCATTATCTTTGAACGTGGCCTTATTGGGACTTACATGGAttg GTGTGAGGCCTTCTCAACATACCCGCGAACATATGACTTGATACACGCATGTGGTATATTCAGTATGTATAAGGACAA GTGTGATATTAGTGATATTCTAATCGAGATGCATCGGATTGTTCGTCCCAAAGGAGCGCTTATTATTAGAGATGATAGGGACGTCATTATGAGAGTGAAAGAAACAACAGATGAAATGAGATGGAATGGAACATTAGTGTCGTCGGGTGATAGTGATGAGAAGGATATGATTCTGCTTGTAGACAATGCATAA
- the LOC112745007 gene encoding probable methyltransferase PMT19 isoform X2 produces MKMAWVTLPQSQNLNLRTILLCLFPCSLFLYLIYSYATSSSVFTFTPQPLLDLDYSRHTTFEFCASNYTNYCPCHDPRRQKRFPKVRMFRKERHCPQSPPERLRCLIPRPVGYKTPFPWPQSKDSAWFTNVPFPKLVNYKKSQNWVRLEGDRFLFPGGGTSFPDGVNGYVHALSRLLPLPHIRTALDVGCGVASFGAALMDYGILTMSIAPSDEHEGQVQFALERGLPAMLGVLSIHRLPFPSRSFDMAHCSRCLVPWTDNDGLYLREMDRILRPGGYWVLSGPPINWRVNYNAWGREAKELEKEQSMLEELAMELCWEKVAESDQFAVWQKSLNHMGCIHKLKTWGRHPKFCNSSSDPDPDAGWYTEMSACIFAIPEEKDTHRPRVNFDEDNRRWRRRVSRYGEMLKSLCCGRYRNVMDMNAEFGGFAATMAEMKYPVWVMNVVPVDAKGNINNNSLPIIFERGLIGTYMDWCEAFSTYPRTYDLIHACGIFSVILVIF; encoded by the exons ATGAAGATGGCATGGGTTACCCTTCCCCAATCCCAAAATCTGAATCTCAGGACCATATTGTTGTGCCTCTTCCCATGCTCTCTATTCTTGTACCTCATATATTCCTATGCCACCTCCTCCTCGGTCTTCACCTTCACTCCTCAACCATTATTGGATTTGGATTACAGTCGTCACACCACCTTTGAGTTCTGCGCAAGCAACTACACCAACTACTGTCCATGCCACGACCCTCGCAGGCAGAAGAGGTTTCCCAAGGTCAGAATGTTCCGGAAAGAGCGTCACTGCCCACAAAGCCCTCCAGAGAGGCTGAGGTGCTTGATACCCAGGCCCGTGGGTTACAAGACCCCCTTCCCTTGGCCCCAAAGCAAGGACTCCGCATGGTTCACCAACGTCCCCTTCCCTAAGCTCGTCAACTATAAGAAGTCTCAGAATTGGGTCAGGTTGGAAGGTGACCGTTTTCTCTTTCCGGGAGGTGGCACTTCCTTCCCCGACGGTGTCAACGGTTACGTTCATGCTCTCAGCCGCCTCCTTCCTCTCCCCCATATCAGAACAGCTCTTGATGTTGGTTGCGGG GTTGCAAGCTTTGGAGCAGCTCTAATGGACTATGGTATCTTGACAATGTCAATTGCACCGAGCGATGAGCATGAAGGTCAGGTACAGTTTGCTCTGGAAAGGGGACTCCCAGCAATGCTTGGAGTGTTAAGCATTCATAGGCTCCCATTCCCTTCAAGGTCATTTGACATGGCCCACTGCTCCAGATGCCTTGTCCCATGGACTGATAATG ATGGGCTTTACTTAAGAGAGATGGACCGGATTTTGCGGCCGGGTGGATACTGGGTGCTGTCGGGGCCACCCATAAATTGGAGGGTGAACTACAATGCATGGGGAAGAGAGGCTAAGGAGTTGGAAAAGGAGCAGAGCATGTTGGAAGAGCTTGCAATGGAACTGTGTTGGGAAAAAGTTGCTGAGAGCGATCAGTTTGCTGTATGGCAAAAATCCCTAAATCATATGGGCTGCATACACAAGTTGAAGACATGGGGGAGACACCCCAAGTTCTGCAACTCATCATCAGACCCTGACCCTGATGCTGGATG gtatacagaaatgagtgcaTGTATTTTTGCTATTCCAGAGGAGAAGGATACGCATCGACCGAGGGTTAACTTTGATGAAGATAATAGGAGATGGAGAAGGAGAGTATCCCGTTACGGGGAGATGTTAAAGTCCCTGTGCTGTGGTAGATATCGGAACGTTATGGATATGAATGCTGAGTTTGGTGGATTTGCAGCAACAATGGCGGAAATGAAATATCCAGTTTGGGTTATGAATGTTGTTCCCGTTGATGCAAAAGGCAACATCAACAATAATAGTCTTCCCATTATCTTTGAACGTGGCCTTATTGGGACTTACATGGAttg GTGTGAGGCCTTCTCAACATACCCGCGAACATATGACTTGATACACGCATGTGGTATATTCA GTGTGATATTAGTGATATTCTAA